From the Kogia breviceps isolate mKogBre1 chromosome 3, mKogBre1 haplotype 1, whole genome shotgun sequence genome, one window contains:
- the NDN gene encoding necdin, with translation MSEQSKDVCDPNFAAEASNSEVHSSPGVPGGPSLPASQAAIFPGPESPPVGPPDAPLASPAPQAPCEEGDPKALQQAAEEGRAHQAPSAAQPGPAPPAPAQLVQKAHELMWYVLVKDQKRMIIWFPDMVKDVIGSYKKWCRSILRRTSLILARVFGLHLRLTSLYTMEFSLVKALEPEELDRVALSNRMPMTGLLLMILSLIYVKGRGARESAVWNVLRILGLRPWKKHSTFGDVRKLITEEFVQQNYLKYQRVPHVEPPEYEFFWGSRASREITKMQIMEFLARVFKKDPQAWPSRYREALEEARALREANPTAHCPRNSVSED, from the coding sequence ATGTCCGAACAAAGTAAGGATGTGTGCGACCCCAACTTTGCAGCCGAGGCCTCCAACTCCGAGGTGCACAGCAGCCCCGGGGTTCCCGGAGGACCCTCTCTGCCCGCGTCCCAGGCCGCGATCTTCCCAGGGCCGGAGAGCCCTCCCGTAGGCCCGCCCGACGCCCCTCTGGCCTCGCCGGCGCCCCAGGCCCCATGCGAAGAGGGAGACCCGAAGGCCCTGCAGCAGGCCGCGGAGGAAGGCCGCGCCCACCAGGCCCCGAGCGCAGCGCAGCCCGGCCCGGCGCCGCCGGCCCCGGCCCAGCTGGTGCAGAAGGCGCACGAGCTCATGTGGTACGTGCTGGTCAAGGACCAGAAGAGGATGATCATCTGGTTCCCAGACATGGTGAAAGATGTCATCGGCAGTTACAAGAAGTGGTGCAGAAGCATCCTCCGGCGCACCAGCCTCATCCTCGCCCGGGTGTTCGGGCTGCACCTGAGGCTGACCAGCCTGTACACCATGGAGTTCTCGCTGGTCAAAGCTCTGGAGCCCGAGGAGCTGGACAGGGTCGCTCTGAGTAACCGCATGCCGATGACAGGCCTCCTGCTGATGATCCTGAGCCTCATCTACGTGAAGGGTCGCGGCGCCCGAGAGAGTGCTGTCTGGAACGTGCTGCGCATCCTAGGGCTGAGGCCTTGGAAGAAGCACTCCACCTTCGGAGACGTGAGAAAGCTCATCACCGAGGAGTTCGTCCAGCAGAACTACCTGAAGTACCAACGCGTCCCCCACGTCGAGCCCCCTGAGTACGAGTTCTTCTGGGGCTCCCGTGCCAGCCGTGAAATCACCAAGATGCAGATCATGGAGTTCCTGGCCAGGGTCTTTAAGAAAGACCCCCAGGCCTGGCCTTCCCGCTACAGGGAAGCACTGGAAGAGGCCAGAGCCCTGCGGGAGGCCAACCCCACTGCCCACTGCCCCCGCAACAGTGTCTCCGAGGACTAG